The nucleotide sequence GCTCGCCGTTTAAGAGAATCGCGCCCGTTCGCGGCTTCAGGATACGCGCTATCGTTCGAAGGAGCGTTGTCTTGCCCGAACCGTTCGGCCCGATGATCCCTAACAGCTCGCCTCGGGCCGCACTGAAATCAACACTCCCCAGTACCTTCACACACCCGTAGTACGCATCCACATCCTTTATCTCTAACGCCATCGGCAATTAATTACGGTTACGTCGCATCCGTATCCCCTTTTACGGCGATCTTCACCATTGCAGGCCTGATAACCTTCCCACGGAGCAGATAGCCCTTTCTCAGTACTTCTATCACCGTGTTCTCCGGACGGTTTTTGGCACTCTCCTTCGCGACCACTTCGTGCCTGAACGGGTCGAACTGCTTGCCTTCGGCCGCTATCTCCTCGAGCCCTTCGCGTTTCAAAAGCTTGTTGAGCTGCTTCACGGTCATCTCCACACCTTTTACTAGCCCTTCAGCATTGCTATTCTCTTGTGCATGCCCGATCGCAACCTCTAATGCGTCTTTAATCGGCAGCAAATCGAGCACAAAACCTCCACGGAGATAATCGCCAAATTCGCACTTCTCCTTATCCGCTCGCCGTTTATAATTCTCGAAATCGGCCTTCAGGTATTTTAATTGGGTTACGTATTCTTCCTCCTTGCCCGTTGATCGCTCCTCCACTTCTTTACGCTTCGCCGCTAACCCCTCTTCCAGAATCTCCACGGCGTCGCCTATCGCCTCCAGCTTCTTCTCGGTCAGCTCTTCAGCGAGCATCTCTTTTATTCGCGCCAGCTCGGTCGCTACTCCCCTCAGTCCGCCTTTTGCACACGTAAGGTCGCTTAACTCGGCCTCTACCGTCTTACTGCAAGCCTCAACCTCTCGGGACAGGCGATCAATCCGATCCTCAAAGTCCTTTCTCCTGCTCTTTTCACGCTTTGTCATGGTTCATTGAATGCAAAAACTATCCAAGAAACTGTATATTCTTACGTAACGCTCCTTTTTAAATTTGATAGCATGTTCCTGGGCATAGATGTGGGAGGAGCGAATACGAAAATAGCCACCTCCGACGGATTCGTCGATTCGCTGTACGCACCGCTATGGCAGAATAAGGCGTGTCTCTGCGACGTACTGCCAGAAGTGATCCGGAGGTTTGGAACTGAGATAGAAGCAGTCGGCGCGGTGATGACCGGCGAACTCAGCGACTGCTTCGATACAAAACGGGAGGGCGTTTTACAGATAAAGCAC is from Methanomicrobia archaeon and encodes:
- a CDS encoding nucleotide exchange factor GrpE, giving the protein MTKREKSRRKDFEDRIDRLSREVEACSKTVEAELSDLTCAKGGLRGVATELARIKEMLAEELTEKKLEAIGDAVEILEEGLAAKRKEVEERSTGKEEEYVTQLKYLKADFENYKRRADKEKCEFGDYLRGGFVLDLLPIKDALEVAIGHAQENSNAEGLVKGVEMTVKQLNKLLKREGLEEIAAEGKQFDPFRHEVVAKESAKNRPENTVIEVLRKGYLLRGKVIRPAMVKIAVKGDTDAT